In Manis pentadactyla isolate mManPen7 chromosome 8, mManPen7.hap1, whole genome shotgun sequence, the following are encoded in one genomic region:
- the FGFBP3 gene encoding fibroblast growth factor-binding protein 3 isoform X1, whose protein sequence is MKMESASPDTGSTGRGGKTAASPLCIRYPGKGRSKRSERCCPLGPATTEAPRGPGRATRTRTPRAMSPLRLRASLSLLLLLGGCLLAAARRDKGAAGSAAEPARGPAGGSSGRFVSPGRHACSWQLLLSAPGPAAGKELALRCQAPDGARLQCAYRGEPERCAAYAARRPHYWKQVLSGLRKKRRPCQDPAPLKARLCAGKKGHGAELRLVPPASPLARPTAAGFRRDAKPRARSRGRTRDPANGPAAGTPPPTSAPPKEKPAERKTKGGKRKAAADPGEERPLGTGPDPDGLDENAKLTETYCAEKWHSLCTFFVNFWNG, encoded by the exons CCCCTGATACAGGCTCTACTGGGAGAGGTGGAAAGACTGCTGCTTCACCTCTGTGCATCAGATACCCAGGAAAAGGAAGGAGTAAGAG GTCCGAGAGATGCTGCCCTCTTGGCCCTGCCACCACTGAAGCGCCCAGGGGGCCCGGAAGAGCCACCCGAACGCGGACACCCAGGGCCATGAGTCCTCTGAGGCTGCGAGCGTCGCTctcgctgctgctgctgctgggtggCTGTCTCCTCGCGGCCGCCCGGAGGGACAAGGGGGCGGCGGGCAGCGCGGCAGAGCCGGCCCGGGGTCCGGCGGGCGGCTCCTCGGGCCGCTTCGTCAGCCCCGGGCGGCACGCGTGCAGCTGGCAGCTCCTGCTGTCCGCCCCAGGGCCCGCGGCGGGCAAAGAGCTGGCGCTGCGCTGCCAGGCCCCAGACGGGGCGCGCCTGCAGTGCGCCTACCGCGGGGAGCCCGAGCGCTGCGCCGCCTACGCCGCCCGCCGCCCTCACTACTGGAAGCAGGTGCTGAGCGGGCTGCGCAAGAAGCGGCGGCCCTGCCAGGACCCCGCGCCTCTCAAGGCCCGTCTCTGCGCAGGCAAGAAGGGCCACGGCGCCGAGCTGCGCCTGGTGCCCCCCGCGTCTCCACTCGCCCGCCCCACTGCGGCGGGCTTTCGTAGGGATGCCAAGCCTCGGGCCAGGAGCCGGGGGAGGACCCGGGATCCCGCGAACGGCCCCGCTGCAGGCACCCCGCCTCCCACGAGCGCGCCACCCAAAGAGAAACCCGCTGAGAGGAAGACCAAAGGGGGCAAGAGAAAGGCGGCCGCGGACCCGGGCGAGGAGCGACCCCTGGGGACTGGGCCCGATCCCGACGGGCTGGACGAGAACGCGAAGCTCACCGAGACCTACTGTGCTGAGAAGTGGCACTCCCTTTGCACCTTCTTTGTCAATTTCTGGAATGGCTGA
- the FGFBP3 gene encoding fibroblast growth factor-binding protein 3 isoform X2, with amino-acid sequence MSPLRLRASLSLLLLLGGCLLAAARRDKGAAGSAAEPARGPAGGSSGRFVSPGRHACSWQLLLSAPGPAAGKELALRCQAPDGARLQCAYRGEPERCAAYAARRPHYWKQVLSGLRKKRRPCQDPAPLKARLCAGKKGHGAELRLVPPASPLARPTAAGFRRDAKPRARSRGRTRDPANGPAAGTPPPTSAPPKEKPAERKTKGGKRKAAADPGEERPLGTGPDPDGLDENAKLTETYCAEKWHSLCTFFVNFWNG; translated from the coding sequence ATGAGTCCTCTGAGGCTGCGAGCGTCGCTctcgctgctgctgctgctgggtggCTGTCTCCTCGCGGCCGCCCGGAGGGACAAGGGGGCGGCGGGCAGCGCGGCAGAGCCGGCCCGGGGTCCGGCGGGCGGCTCCTCGGGCCGCTTCGTCAGCCCCGGGCGGCACGCGTGCAGCTGGCAGCTCCTGCTGTCCGCCCCAGGGCCCGCGGCGGGCAAAGAGCTGGCGCTGCGCTGCCAGGCCCCAGACGGGGCGCGCCTGCAGTGCGCCTACCGCGGGGAGCCCGAGCGCTGCGCCGCCTACGCCGCCCGCCGCCCTCACTACTGGAAGCAGGTGCTGAGCGGGCTGCGCAAGAAGCGGCGGCCCTGCCAGGACCCCGCGCCTCTCAAGGCCCGTCTCTGCGCAGGCAAGAAGGGCCACGGCGCCGAGCTGCGCCTGGTGCCCCCCGCGTCTCCACTCGCCCGCCCCACTGCGGCGGGCTTTCGTAGGGATGCCAAGCCTCGGGCCAGGAGCCGGGGGAGGACCCGGGATCCCGCGAACGGCCCCGCTGCAGGCACCCCGCCTCCCACGAGCGCGCCACCCAAAGAGAAACCCGCTGAGAGGAAGACCAAAGGGGGCAAGAGAAAGGCGGCCGCGGACCCGGGCGAGGAGCGACCCCTGGGGACTGGGCCCGATCCCGACGGGCTGGACGAGAACGCGAAGCTCACCGAGACCTACTGTGCTGAGAAGTGGCACTCCCTTTGCACCTTCTTTGTCAATTTCTGGAATGGCTGA